A genome region from Nitrospirota bacterium includes the following:
- a CDS encoding MFS transporter yields the protein MAWLRDVLPSVTDAEPDEAVPVGWAFLYFFCLLCGYYILRPVRDEMAIQGGVQHLPWMMTATFVTLLLVTPLFGWLSARAPRYRLLLTVYAFFGLNLILFFVAMTSHLSPQWAARTFFVWLSVFNLFVVSVFWSFMADLFTPTQGVRLFGVIAAGGSIGAMVGPLLTTGLTFVVPVPALLLISVGFLVACGFCIYRLDRWAMARPSGQISRQGEPIGGSIWAGVRLALSSPYLLGICLYLLLLTTTATFLYLEQMRLVSEQIPSPQGRTRLFALIDLVVNVLTFLVQMTVTSRMISRFGLVSALVVLPVASAVGFSLIAVMPFLVTFVLFTIVRRVGEYAIAKPAREVLFTVVSREEKYKAKNFIDTAVSRGGDATTGWMVSGVKALGVTAGQMAWVLVPLALFWGWVGWRVAREEEGRRLLAISGGSA from the coding sequence ATGGCGTGGCTTCGAGATGTGCTTCCCTCGGTGACCGATGCAGAACCGGACGAAGCCGTCCCGGTGGGCTGGGCCTTCCTCTATTTTTTCTGCCTCCTCTGCGGGTACTACATCCTGCGGCCTGTACGCGATGAGATGGCGATCCAGGGAGGTGTGCAGCACCTGCCCTGGATGATGACCGCCACCTTCGTCACTCTTCTATTGGTGACGCCCCTGTTCGGATGGCTCTCCGCCCGCGCCCCGCGATATCGGTTGTTGCTGACGGTGTACGCATTTTTCGGCCTCAACTTGATCTTGTTTTTTGTGGCGATGACGAGCCACCTGTCTCCCCAGTGGGCCGCCCGCACATTCTTCGTCTGGCTATCCGTGTTCAATCTGTTCGTCGTGTCGGTATTCTGGAGTTTCATGGCCGATCTGTTTACGCCGACGCAAGGCGTCAGGCTGTTCGGCGTGATTGCCGCCGGCGGCAGCATCGGCGCGATGGTCGGTCCGCTACTCACGACCGGACTCACCTTCGTCGTCCCGGTTCCCGCATTGCTGCTTATCTCGGTCGGATTTCTGGTGGCCTGCGGGTTCTGTATTTACCGGCTGGATCGATGGGCGATGGCGCGACCTTCTGGTCAGATCAGTCGGCAGGGTGAACCGATTGGCGGGAGTATCTGGGCGGGGGTCAGGTTGGCGCTCTCGTCGCCCTATCTTCTGGGCATCTGTCTCTATCTGTTGTTGCTGACGACGACCGCGACGTTCTTGTATCTGGAGCAAATGCGGTTGGTCAGTGAGCAGATTCCCTCCCCGCAAGGTCGTACCCGCTTGTTTGCGCTTATCGATTTGGTTGTGAACGTGTTGACGTTCCTCGTTCAGATGACCGTCACGAGCCGTATGATCAGTCGGTTTGGGTTGGTCTCGGCGCTTGTCGTACTTCCCGTTGCAAGCGCCGTGGGGTTTAGCCTGATTGCCGTCATGCCGTTCCTCGTCACCTTTGTGCTCTTTACTATCGTGCGGCGAGTCGGGGAATATGCCATCGCCAAGCCTGCTCGCGAGGTGTTGTTTACCGTGGTGAGTCGGGAGGAGAAGTATAAGGCCAAGAACTTTATCGATACCGCGGTTTCGCGCGGAGGCGATGCGACGACGGGGTGGATGGTGAGCGGGGTGAAAGCCTTGGGTGTCACGGCGGGGCAGATGGCATGGGTTCTGGTCCCGCTGGCTCTGTTCTGGGGATGGGTCGGCTGGCGCGTTGCCCGTGAGGAAGAGGGGCGAAGACTTCTGGCGATCTCGGGCGGTTCGGCCTAG
- a CDS encoding glutamate-5-semialdehyde dehydrogenase: MPEVPVKLYIDKILKECRNSVRHLALISGPVKEKALRAMADRLAADEDIILAANEKDVDAVGKSFEADVMKDRMKAAVARLRMTPDDIKDMVERLRMIADLPDPVGAVTSRWERPDGLQVSRVRVPIGVIGVISEMSPLITVESIALCFKSGNLCVFRGAPEWGLTQQAIGTGLREAAEASGVPAGAWIIIDRPEKEVAVELIRSGKSLDAIIPRGGAGLRKAVVEQAKMPVLCNDGGLTYMYVDADTDMPMAQNVAISSKVQKVIASNSMDTLLVQQVIGRQFLPPLINRMLEEFKVEVRACPKTMALMGQMAMTGHASIIPAKEEDWQTQFQGPVLAVKMVANLDEALAHIVAHGPCLTAVIATTSYESAMRFTREVDASAVFVNASSRLNAGDSYGMGADIGLSGSRLHAKGPIGLEQLTCEKYVSFGSGQLRFPHPVPETYFDAIMLKRP, translated from the coding sequence ATGCCAGAAGTTCCAGTTAAGCTTTACATCGATAAGATATTGAAAGAATGTCGTAATTCTGTTCGTCATCTTGCGTTGATCTCAGGCCCTGTAAAAGAAAAAGCGCTACGCGCAATGGCAGATCGATTGGCGGCTGACGAAGACATCATTCTGGCGGCCAACGAGAAAGATGTGGATGCGGTCGGGAAGTCTTTTGAAGCCGACGTCATGAAAGACCGGATGAAAGCGGCCGTCGCGCGCTTGCGTATGACGCCAGACGATATCAAGGACATGGTTGAGCGCCTTCGCATGATCGCAGACTTGCCCGACCCGGTCGGTGCCGTGACGTCTCGCTGGGAACGACCGGACGGGCTACAAGTCAGCCGTGTGCGCGTTCCGATCGGGGTGATCGGTGTCATCTCAGAGATGAGTCCACTCATTACGGTGGAATCGATTGCGCTCTGTTTCAAATCGGGCAATCTCTGTGTGTTTCGTGGCGCGCCGGAATGGGGTCTGACGCAACAGGCGATCGGGACGGGACTGCGCGAAGCTGCGGAAGCGAGTGGGGTGCCGGCCGGCGCATGGATCATCATCGACCGTCCGGAGAAAGAGGTGGCGGTCGAGTTGATCCGATCCGGCAAGAGTCTCGATGCGATTATCCCACGTGGCGGAGCCGGCCTCCGTAAAGCTGTGGTCGAACAGGCCAAGATGCCGGTGCTCTGCAACGATGGCGGACTCACGTATATGTATGTGGATGCCGACACCGATATGCCGATGGCGCAAAACGTGGCGATTAGTTCTAAAGTGCAGAAGGTGATTGCGTCGAACTCGATGGACACGCTGCTGGTGCAGCAGGTCATCGGGCGACAGTTTCTCCCCCCATTGATTAACCGCATGCTCGAAGAGTTCAAGGTCGAGGTCCGAGCCTGCCCCAAGACGATGGCTTTGATGGGGCAAATGGCGATGACCGGACATGCCTCCATCATCCCGGCTAAGGAGGAAGATTGGCAGACCCAATTCCAGGGGCCTGTGCTGGCGGTCAAAATGGTGGCGAACCTGGATGAGGCGTTGGCGCATATCGTGGCGCATGGCCCCTGTCTCACTGCCGTAATCGCGACGACGAGTTATGAGTCGGCCATGCGGTTCACGCGCGAAGTGGATGCCAGCGCCGTCTTCGTGAATGCGTCGTCCCGTCTCAATGCCGGCGACAGCTACGGGATGGGCGCCGATATCGGGCTCAGTGGCTCGCGCCTCCATGCCAAGGGGCCGATCGGGCTTGAGCAATTGACCTGTGAAAAGTATGTGTCGTTCGGCTCAGGTCAGTTGCGTTTCCCGCACCCGGTGCCGGAAACAT